In Equus caballus isolate H_3958 breed thoroughbred chromosome 7, TB-T2T, whole genome shotgun sequence, one DNA window encodes the following:
- the KCTD14 gene encoding BTB/POZ domain-containing protein KCTD14 isoform X2, which produces MNGDVSPLTRLKVTKRKLSPVVELNVGGEFYTTTVGTLRKLPGSKLAEMFSSSAKACIDAEGRFFIDRPGTYFGPILDYLRSGQLPTQHIFEVYREAQFYEIKPLVKLLEDTPQIFGEQVARKQFLLRVPGYSENLELMVRLARAEAVAARSSGVLVCVVPTEENAAFCADALRVLEADKRSVIKFGPWKAAPDVKDLLDCVKMDIMAQGYQVDYKSHNEKAFSFAHSDYFYTFLFTWW; this is translated from the exons ATGAATGGAGATGTCTCTCCATTGACCCGACTAAAGGTGACCAAAAGAAAG CTATCTCCCGTCGTAGAGCTGAACGTGGGGGGCGAGTTCTACACCACCACCGTGGGCACCCTGAGAAAACTCCCAGGTTCAAAGCTGGCAGAGATGTTCTCCAGCTCAGCCAAGGCCTGCATAGATGCGGAGGGCCGCTTCTTCATCGATCGCCCCGGCACCTATTTCGGACCCATCCTGGACTACCTGCGCAGCGGGCAGCTGCCCACGCAGCACATCTTCGAGGTGTACCGTGAAGCTCAGTTCTATGAAATCAAGCCTTTGGTCAAGCTCCTGGAGGACACGCCACAGATCTTCGGTGAGCAGGTGGCTCGGAAGCAGTTCTTGCTGCGGGTGCCAGGCTACAGCGAGAACCTGGAGCTCATGGTGCGCCTGGCGCGGGCCGAGGCTGTGGCGGCGCGCAGCTCCGGAGTGCTGGTGTGCGTGGTACCCACGGAAGAGAACGCCGCATTTTGCGCGGATGCCCTCCGCGTCCTGGAGGCGGACAAGAGGTCGGTCATCAAGTTCGGGCCTTGGAAGGCGGCTCCGGACGTCAAGGACCTCCTGGACTGTGTGAAGATGGACATTATGGCCCAGGGGTACCAGGTGGACTATAAAAGCCATAATGAGAAGGCATTTTCATTTGCTCACTCCGATTACTTCTACACATTCCTCTTCACCTGGTGGTGA
- the KCTD14 gene encoding BTB/POZ domain-containing protein KCTD14 isoform X1: protein MWRAWAGRVSGDGLHSASCLWDQTMNLTAASRSVRPARAVSPAGPPGLSPVVELNVGGEFYTTTVGTLRKLPGSKLAEMFSSSAKACIDAEGRFFIDRPGTYFGPILDYLRSGQLPTQHIFEVYREAQFYEIKPLVKLLEDTPQIFGEQVARKQFLLRVPGYSENLELMVRLARAEAVAARSSGVLVCVVPTEENAAFCADALRVLEADKRSVIKFGPWKAAPDVKDLLDCVKMDIMAQGYQVDYKSHNEKAFSFAHSDYFYTFLFTWW from the exons ATGTGGCGGGCTTGGGCGGGACGCGTCAGCGGCGACGGGCTGCACAGTGCCAGCTGCCTGTGGGACCAGACGATGAACCTGACCGCGGCGTCCCGCTCTGTGCGGCCAGCCAGGGCCGTGTCCCCTGCGGGCCCGCCGGGG CTATCTCCCGTCGTAGAGCTGAACGTGGGGGGCGAGTTCTACACCACCACCGTGGGCACCCTGAGAAAACTCCCAGGTTCAAAGCTGGCAGAGATGTTCTCCAGCTCAGCCAAGGCCTGCATAGATGCGGAGGGCCGCTTCTTCATCGATCGCCCCGGCACCTATTTCGGACCCATCCTGGACTACCTGCGCAGCGGGCAGCTGCCCACGCAGCACATCTTCGAGGTGTACCGTGAAGCTCAGTTCTATGAAATCAAGCCTTTGGTCAAGCTCCTGGAGGACACGCCACAGATCTTCGGTGAGCAGGTGGCTCGGAAGCAGTTCTTGCTGCGGGTGCCAGGCTACAGCGAGAACCTGGAGCTCATGGTGCGCCTGGCGCGGGCCGAGGCTGTGGCGGCGCGCAGCTCCGGAGTGCTGGTGTGCGTGGTACCCACGGAAGAGAACGCCGCATTTTGCGCGGATGCCCTCCGCGTCCTGGAGGCGGACAAGAGGTCGGTCATCAAGTTCGGGCCTTGGAAGGCGGCTCCGGACGTCAAGGACCTCCTGGACTGTGTGAAGATGGACATTATGGCCCAGGGGTACCAGGTGGACTATAAAAGCCATAATGAGAAGGCATTTTCATTTGCTCACTCCGATTACTTCTACACATTCCTCTTCACCTGGTGGTGA